Proteins from one Bactrocera neohumeralis isolate Rockhampton chromosome 3, APGP_CSIRO_Bneo_wtdbg2-racon-allhic-juicebox.fasta_v2, whole genome shotgun sequence genomic window:
- the LOC126752825 gene encoding clavesin-2-like: MTEFIEIHIQKNLNPRHPRSIDSRQEIFGASDARDRHRKLDLFRDMIGASVNLALRDKSCCMDTNFLNRFLYAKKFDCVAALDLLIKYFLFKENNKHILQKLSIFDENIQTSLRDGNPSVLKQRDRKGRKVITFAAANWDTNKYSMEDVFRALLLSLDKLLENVENQALGFVVIVDWTNFTYKQSKHISAKTLKLMIECLQDCLPAKFKGIHFIGQPWYVDVMLRVIKPFLNDKIKRRLLVHGTNLTSLHNMVSKDILPPDLGGEGPTINTLDWYHYLLESSQNSELRKTYRLIEATVYSKTADWQKPVAIANGTQKIESNGNLINIKQIS, from the exons ATGACCGAGTTTATCGAGATACACATACAGAAGAATCTTAACCCTCGCCACCCACGGAGCATCGACAGCCGACAGGAGATCTTTGGCGCTAGCGATGCACGCGACAGACATAGAAAGCTGGACTTATTTCGCGACATGATCGGTGCCAGTGTTAATTTGGCGTTACGCGATAAATCCTGTTGTATGGATACAAATTTCTTAAATCGTTTCCTATACGCAAAGAAATTCGATTGCGTAGCGGCTTTAGACTTActcatcaaatattttttattcaaagagaATAATaagcatattttacaaaaactcaGTATTTTCGATGAAAACATACAAACTTCCTTAAGAGATGGCAACCCATCCGTCTTGAAGCAGCGCGATCGTAAGGGACGTAAAGTCATAACGTTCGCCGCTGCCAATTGGGatacaaataaatatagcaTGGAGGATGTGTTCCGGGCGTTACTGCTGTCATTGGACAAATTGCTGGAGAATGTGGAGAATCAGGCATTGGGATTTGTAGTGATTGTGGATTGGACGAACTTCACGTATAAGCAGTCGAAGCATATCTCAGCTAAAACGCTTAAGTTGATGATTGAATGTTTGCAG GATTGTTTGCCGGCAAAATTTAAGGGCATACATTTCATTGGTCAACCCTGGTATGTGGATGTGATGCTGAGAGTAATAAAGCCCTTCTTAAATGATAAAATCAAGAGACGCTTACTGGTGCATGGCACCAATTTGACTAGCTTACATAATATGGTCAGCAAAGATATTTTACCACCCGATTTGGGTGGCGAAGGTCCGACAATTAATACATTGGACTGGTATCATTATCTGTTGGAGTCAAGCCAAAATTCGGAGTTGCGAAAGACCTATAGACTTATTGAAGCGACGGTATATTCAAAAACGGCGGATTGGCAGAAACCTGTAGCAATTGCAAATGGAACGCAAAAAATCGAATCGAATGGAaacttaattaatattaaacaaatctCATGA
- the LOC126753039 gene encoding proteasome subunit alpha type-1, translated as MFRNQYDSDVTVWSPQGRLHQVEYAMEAVKLGSATVGLKNSDYAVLVALRRAASELSSSQRKIIPIDDHLGISIAGITADARVLSNYLRTECLNYKYAYGARYPVSRLISNLGNKMQVTTQRYDRRPYGVGLLVAGYDERGPHIFQVDPSANFFNCKAMSIGSRSQSARTYLERNISSKGRDFVCTKDELICHGIQAIRGSLPNDEDSESPLLNISIAIVGKDQPFKILDDVESKKYLDMAKKLPAPPAPSDDVPSTGGDDDEDKPGDAPPDPQVLVGTMER; from the exons ATG TTTCGAAACCAATACGACAGTGATGTTACTGTGTGGAGTCCGCAGGGACGACTACATCAAGTAGAATACGCCATGGAGGCAGTAAAACTTGGTTCAGCCACAGTTGGCTTGAAAAACTCAGACTATGCTGTGTTGGTTGCTTTGCGTCGTGCCGCTTCTGAGCTTTCTTCATCCCAGCGTAAAATTATACCAATTGATGATCATTTGGGCATATCCATAGCTGGCATTACAGCTGATGCACGCGTACTTAGTAATTATTTACGTACGGAATGTTTAAATTACAAGTATGCTTATGGTGCCAGATATCCGGTATCACGTCTCATTTCGAATCTTGGCAACAAAATGCAAGTAACCACACAACGTTATGATCGTCGTCCATATGGTGTGGGCCTTTTAGTAGCCGGCTATGATGAAAGAGGTCCACATATATTCCAAGTAGATCCTTCggcaaactttttcaattgtAAGGCGATGTCGATTGGATCGCGGTCACAAAGTGCGCGTACATATTTGGAGCGTAACATAAGTTCGAAAGGTCGTGATTTCGTTTGCACAAAAGACGAATTAATTTGTCACGGCATACAAGCTATACGTGGTTCACTGCCCAATGACGAAGACAGCGAGTCGCCTCTGCTG AACATCTCAATTGCAATTGTTGGAAAGGATCAACCATTTAAGATATTAGATGACGTTGAAAGCAAGAAATATTTAGATATGGCGAAAAAACTGCCAGCACCACCAGCACCAAGCGATGATGTACCATCTACGGGtggtgatgatgatgaagaTAAACCGGGCGATGCGCCACCAGATCCACAAGTGCTTGTAGGAACAATGGAGCGCTAA